The following proteins are co-located in the Lagenorhynchus albirostris chromosome 4, mLagAlb1.1, whole genome shotgun sequence genome:
- the ATOH1 gene encoding transcription factor ATOH1 yields the protein MSRLLHAQEWAEVKELGDHHRHPQPHHLPQPPPSQPPATLQTREHPVYPAELSLLDSTDPRAWLAPTLQGICTARAAQYLLHSPELGASEAAAPRDEADGRGELVRRSGGSGSSKSPGPVKVREQLCKLKGGVVVDELGCSRQRAPSSKQVNGVQKQRRLAANARERRRMHGLNHAFDQLRNVIPSFNNDKKLSKYETLQMAQIYINALSELLQTPSGGDQPPPPPASCKSGHHQLRAAVPYEAGAGTATAAGTPPASGVGQRPTPPGSCRTRFSAPASAGGYSMQLEALHFSTFEDSALTAMMAQKNLSPSLPGGILQPVQEESSKTSPRSHRSDGEFSPHSHYSDSDEAS from the coding sequence ATGTCCCGCCTGCTGCATGCACAAGAGTGGGCTGAAGTGAAGGAGCTGGGGGACCACCACCGCCATCCCCAGCCGCACCACCTCCCGCAGCCGCCGCCATCACAGCCACCTGCGACCCTGCAGACGAGAGAGCATCCGGTCTATCCGGCCGAGCTGTCCCTCCTGGACAGCACCGACCCACGCGCCTGGCTGGCTCCCACTTTGCAGGGCATCTGCACGGCACGCGCCGCCCAGTACTTGCTCCATTCCCCAGAGCTGGGTGCCTCCGAGGCCGCGGCGCCCCGGGACGAGGCGGACGGCCGGGGAGAGCTGGTGAGAAGGAGCGGCGGCAGTGGCAGCAGCAAGAGCCCGGGGCCGGTGAAAGTGCGGGAACAGCTGTGCAAGCTGAAAGGCGGAGTGGTGGTAGACGAGCTGGGCTGCAGCCGCCAGCGCGCCCCTTCCAGCAAACAGGTGAACGGGGTGCAGAAGCAAAGGAGGCTGGCGGCCAACGCCAGGGAGCGACGCAGGATGCACGGGTTGAACCACGCCTTCGACCAGCTTCGCAACGTTATCCCGTCCTTCAACAACGACAAGAAGCTGTCCAAGTACGAGACCCTGCAGATGGCCCAGATCTACATTAACGCCTTGTCCGAGCTGCTTCAAACGCCCAGCGGCGGGGACCAGCCACCGCCGCCGCCAGCATCATGCAAGAGCGGACACCACCAACTTCGCGCCGCCGTCCCCTACGAAGCAGGCGCGGGCACCGCGACCGCAGCGGGGACGCCGCCAGCCTCAGGAGTGGGGCAGCGGCCGACCCCGCCCGGAAGCTGCCGGACTCGCTTTTCGGCCCCGGCCTCCGCCGGAGGATACTCGATGCAGCTGGAAGCTCTGCACTTCTCGACTTTCGAGGACAGCGCCCTGACAGCGATGATGGCGCAAAAGAACTTGTCGCCTTCGCTGCCTGGGGGCATCCTGCAGCCAGTGCAGGAAGAAAGTAGCAAAACTTCGCCGCGGTCCCACAGAAGCGACGGAGAGTTTTCCCCCCATTCCCATTACAGTGACTCGGATGAGGCAAGTTAG